A portion of the Haemorhous mexicanus isolate bHaeMex1 chromosome 3, bHaeMex1.pri, whole genome shotgun sequence genome contains these proteins:
- the ENPP5 gene encoding ectonucleotide pyrophosphatase/phosphodiesterase family member 5 isoform X2: MLPQKRGQMPSRIAMSSYWKVLGIFLLSFPSAPCLQPAQPGVLLVSFDGFRWDYIYRVSTPNFHYAMENGVHVRQVTNVFITKTYPNHYTLVTGLYAEGHGIVANEMYDPVLNESFSLNKMNTHNSRFWEEASPIWVTNQREGHRSGAAMWPGTDVKIHGVLPTHYMPYNESVPFEDRVAKLIEWFTSEEPINFGLLYWEQPDETGHFLGPENPLMGAIISDIDRKLGYLISELKKAKLWDVINVIVTSDHGMSQSSSERLIELDQYVSRELYTVIDHSPAVAILPKEGKLDEVYEALASAHPNMTVYKKEQIPDRFHYKHNRKIQPILAVADKGWEIVQNKTDGFLLKRHLCYNAVKHGVVASLKILLENKLELGGDDWGRMVSTCMRPRSSLDSAKCMPLLKITGSVIEVWDFRSQFLRNRLLVSHLAAIYGKTAIGYQ; encoded by the exons ATGTTGCCTCAGAAGAGGGGACAGATGCCTTCCAGAATAGCCATGAGCAGTTATTGGAAAGTCCTGGGAATTTTCTTACTCTCTTTTCCAAGTGCACCAtgtctccagccagcccagcccggggtgCTGCTGGTGTCGTTCGATGGGTTTCGGTGGGATTACATCTACAGGGTGTCCACTCCCAACTTCCACTATGCCATGGAGAACGGCGTGCACGTCAGGCAGGTGACCAACGTGTTCATCACCAAGACCTACCCCAACCACTACACCCTGGTGACAGGGCTCTATGCTGAGGGCCACGGCATCGTGGCTAACGAGATGTATGACCCTGTCCTGAATGAATCCTTCTCCCTGAACAAAATGAACACCCACAACTCCAGGTTCTGGGAAGAGGCCAGTCCAATATGGGTGACGAACCAGAGGGAAGGACACAGATCTGGTGCTGCTATGTGGCCTGGAACAGATGTGAAGATACACGGAGTCTTGCCTACACATTACATGCCCTACAATGAATctgttccctttgaagacaggGTAGCAAAGCTCATTGAGTGGTTTACATCAGAAGAACCCATCAACTTTGGTCTCTTGTACTGGGAACAGCCTGATGAGACGGGACACTTTCTGGGCCCAGAAAACCCACTTATGGGAGCAATAATCAGTGACATTGACAGAAAACTGGGATATCTCATTTCTGAACTGAAGAAAGCAAAGCTGTGGGATGTGATAAATGTCATAGTCACGAGCGATCACGGAATGTCACAGTCGTCCTCAGAAAGGCTCATCGAGCTCGATCAGTACGTGAGCAGAGAGCTCTATACAGTCATCGACCACTCCCCTGCAGTAGCCATTTTGCCAAAAGAAG gCAAACTGGATGAAGTATATGAAGCTTTGGCCAGTGCTCATCCCAACATGACTGTATATAAAAAGGAGCAGATTCCAGATAGATTTCATTACAAACACAACCGTAAAATTCAGCCCATCTTAGCAGTGGCTGATAAAGGATGGGAAATTGTCCAAAACAAGACTGATGGTTTTCTAC TTAAAAGACATCTTTGCTATAATGCTGTCAAGCATGGAGTTGTGGCTTCATTGAAAATACTTCTGGAAAACAAACTTGAACTGGGAGGAGATGACTGGGGAAGAATGGTTTCAACTTGTATGCGTCCCAGATCTTCCTTGGACTCTGCAAAGTGTATGCCTTTGTTAAAAATAACTGGAAGTGTGATAGAAGTTTGGGATTTTAGGTCACAGTTCTTACGTAACAGACTTCTTGTTTCCCACCTTGCTGCCATATATGGAAAAACAGCTATTGGTTACCAATAG
- the ENPP4 gene encoding bis(5'-adenosyl)-triphosphatase ENPP4 yields the protein MSSMLMLFFAGILLCCAHSAGDSVPKLLLVSFDGFRADYLETYKLPHLQEFIEDGVLVKEVRNTFITKTFPNHYTIVTGLYEESHGIVANDMYDADAKKNFSQFNDSDPFWWNDAVPIWVTNQQQGKGASAAAMWPGSDVKINNTTPHFFMKYNFSVKFEERVERIVEWLNSSDPVVNFAVLYWEEPDASGHKYGPSDTQNMHRVLEEVDKHVGFLMNKLKASGLWDTVNVIITSDHGMASCSAEKLIVLDECIGRSNYTLIDRTPVAAVLPRQNKEDVYNLLKNCSSHMKVYLKEEIPDRFHYRHHKRIQPIILVADEGWTIVQNESLSKLGDHGYDNALPSMHPFLAARGPAFRRGYSHGSLANVDIYPMMCHVLGLAPRPHNGTFANAKYLLADQWRISVPEAIGIIIGVFMVLSTFTCIIIISKNRVALSRPFARLQLQSDDDDPLIG from the exons ATGAGCTCGATGTTGATGTTGTTTTTTGCTGGAATCCTCCTCTGTTGTGCTCACTCAGCTGGTGACTCGGTACCCAAGTTGCTCCTTGTGTCCTTTGATGGCTTCAGGGCCGACTACTTGGAAACCTACAAACTTCCACATCTGCAGGAATTCATTGAGGATGGTGTGCTTGTAAAAGAAGTCAGGAATACTTTCATCACCAAGACCTTCCCAAACCATTACACCATAGTGACAGGTTTATATGAGGAAAGCCATGGCATTGTGGCTAATGACATGTACGATGCAGATGCCAAGAAAAATTTTTCACAGTTCAATGATTCAGATCCCTTCTGGTGGAATGATGCAGTTCCAATTTGGGTAACAAACCAACAACAGGGGAAGGGAGCAAGTGCTGCTGCAATGTGGCCCGGTAGTGATGTAAAAATCAACAACACAACGCCTCATTTCTTTATGAAGTACAACTTCTCTGTGAAGTTTGAGGAGAGAGTGGAGAGAATTGTTGAGTGGCTGAACAGCTCTGACCCCGTGGTCAATTTTGCTGTGCTCTACTGGGAAGAACCGGATGCAAGCGGGCACAAGTACGGCCCGAGTGACACCCAGAACATGCACAGAGTGTTGGAAGAAGTGGATAAACATGTTGGTTTCCTTATGAACAAACTGAAGGCATCGGGCCTGTGGGACACTGTAAACGTCATAATAACAAGTGACCATGGAATGGCCTCCTGTTCTGCAGAGAAGCTGATTGTCCTGGATGAGTGCATCGGGCGCAGTAACTACACCCTGATAGACAGGACTCCCgttgctgcagtgctgccaaggCAGA ACAAAGAAGATGTGTATAACTTACTCAAAAATTGCAGCAGTCACATGAAGGTTTATCTGAAAGAAGAAATTCCAGACAGATTCCATTATCGCCATCACAAGAGAATCCAGCCCATAATTCTGGTTGCAGATGAAGGCTGGACAATTGTACAGAACGAGTCCCTTTCCAAGT TGGGGGACCACGGCTATGACAACGCCCTGCCCAGCATGCACCCATTCCTGGCCGCACGCGGTCCGGCCTTCCGGCGCGGCTACAGCCACGGCAGCCTGGCCAACGTGGACATCTACCCCATGATGTGCCACGTGCTGGGGCTCGCCCCGCGGCCGCACAACGGCACCTTCGCCAACGCCAAGTACCTGCTGGCTGACCAGTGGCGCATCAGCGTCCCTGAGGCCATTGGGATCATCATCGGGGTTTTCATGGTCCTGAGCACTTTCACCTGCATTATCATCATCTCCAAGAACAGAGTGGCTCTCTCCCGGCCCTTTGCCCGGCTCCAGTTACAGAGCGATGACGATGATCCTTTGATTGGATAG
- the ENPP5 gene encoding ectonucleotide pyrophosphatase/phosphodiesterase family member 5 isoform X1, translating to MLPQKRGQMPSRIAMSSYWKVLGIFLLSFPSAPCLQPAQPGVLLVSFDGFRWDYIYRVSTPNFHYAMENGVHVRQVTNVFITKTYPNHYTLVTGLYAEGHGIVANEMYDPVLNESFSLNKMNTHNSRFWEEASPIWVTNQREGHRSGAAMWPGTDVKIHGVLPTHYMPYNESVPFEDRVAKLIEWFTSEEPINFGLLYWEQPDETGHFLGPENPLMGAIISDIDRKLGYLISELKKAKLWDVINVIVTSDHGMSQSSSERLIELDQYVSRELYTVIDHSPAVAILPKEGKLDEVYEALASAHPNMTVYKKEQIPDRFHYKHNRKIQPILAVADKGWEIVQNKTDGFLLGNHGYDNTVPEMHPIFLAVGPAFRKNATKQFMNATDLYPLLCHLLGISPLPNNGSFNAVKDILAEKVPGGRRADSYSTVVGVFLGSLLVFVFTAVFVKHFVLAQANSMQIRHTEAAQPLLQD from the exons ATGTTGCCTCAGAAGAGGGGACAGATGCCTTCCAGAATAGCCATGAGCAGTTATTGGAAAGTCCTGGGAATTTTCTTACTCTCTTTTCCAAGTGCACCAtgtctccagccagcccagcccggggtgCTGCTGGTGTCGTTCGATGGGTTTCGGTGGGATTACATCTACAGGGTGTCCACTCCCAACTTCCACTATGCCATGGAGAACGGCGTGCACGTCAGGCAGGTGACCAACGTGTTCATCACCAAGACCTACCCCAACCACTACACCCTGGTGACAGGGCTCTATGCTGAGGGCCACGGCATCGTGGCTAACGAGATGTATGACCCTGTCCTGAATGAATCCTTCTCCCTGAACAAAATGAACACCCACAACTCCAGGTTCTGGGAAGAGGCCAGTCCAATATGGGTGACGAACCAGAGGGAAGGACACAGATCTGGTGCTGCTATGTGGCCTGGAACAGATGTGAAGATACACGGAGTCTTGCCTACACATTACATGCCCTACAATGAATctgttccctttgaagacaggGTAGCAAAGCTCATTGAGTGGTTTACATCAGAAGAACCCATCAACTTTGGTCTCTTGTACTGGGAACAGCCTGATGAGACGGGACACTTTCTGGGCCCAGAAAACCCACTTATGGGAGCAATAATCAGTGACATTGACAGAAAACTGGGATATCTCATTTCTGAACTGAAGAAAGCAAAGCTGTGGGATGTGATAAATGTCATAGTCACGAGCGATCACGGAATGTCACAGTCGTCCTCAGAAAGGCTCATCGAGCTCGATCAGTACGTGAGCAGAGAGCTCTATACAGTCATCGACCACTCCCCTGCAGTAGCCATTTTGCCAAAAGAAG gCAAACTGGATGAAGTATATGAAGCTTTGGCCAGTGCTCATCCCAACATGACTGTATATAAAAAGGAGCAGATTCCAGATAGATTTCATTACAAACACAACCGTAAAATTCAGCCCATCTTAGCAGTGGCTGATAAAGGATGGGAAATTGTCCAAAACAAGACTGATGGTTTTCTAC TTGGTAATCATGGATATGACAACACTGTACCAGAAATGCATCCCATTTTTTTGGCAGTTGGGCCTGCTTTCAGAAAGAATGCCACCAAACAATTCATGAATGCTACAGACTTGTACCCCTTACTGTGCCATCTGCTTGGCATCAGCCCACTGCCCAACAATGGTTCCTTCAATGCTGTGAAGGATATACTTGCTGAGAAAGTTCCTGGAGGCCGTAGAGCAGATTCCTACTCCACCGTGGTAGGAGTCTTCCTGGGCAgcttgcttgtttttgtttttactgcAGTTTTTGTTAAGCATTTTGTCCTTGCCCAAGCAAATTCCATGCAAATCCGACACACTGAAGCTGCCCAGCCACTGCTGCAAGATTAA
- the ENPP5 gene encoding ectonucleotide pyrophosphatase/phosphodiesterase family member 5 isoform X3: MLPQKRGQMPSRIAMSSYWKVLGIFLLSFPSAPCLQPAQPGVLLVSFDGFRWDYIYRVSTPNFHYAMENGVHVRQVTNVFITKTYPNHYTLVTGLYAEGHGIVANEMYDPVLNESFSLNKMNTHNSRFWEEASPIWVTNQREGHRSGAAMWPGTDVKIHGVLPTHYMPYNESVPFEDRVAKLIEWFTSEEPINFGLLYWEQPDETGHFLGPENPLMGAIISDIDRKLGYLISELKKAKLWDVINVIVTSDHGMSQSSSERLIELDQYVSRELYTVIDHSPAVAILPKEGKLDEVYEALASAHPNMTVYKKEQIPDRFHYKHNRKIQPILAVADKGWEIVQNKTDGFLPSSQGSRGEGESPLLQWGPGFMNQPLKTAESRSVLAEQQMDFWMPASRMC, from the exons ATGTTGCCTCAGAAGAGGGGACAGATGCCTTCCAGAATAGCCATGAGCAGTTATTGGAAAGTCCTGGGAATTTTCTTACTCTCTTTTCCAAGTGCACCAtgtctccagccagcccagcccggggtgCTGCTGGTGTCGTTCGATGGGTTTCGGTGGGATTACATCTACAGGGTGTCCACTCCCAACTTCCACTATGCCATGGAGAACGGCGTGCACGTCAGGCAGGTGACCAACGTGTTCATCACCAAGACCTACCCCAACCACTACACCCTGGTGACAGGGCTCTATGCTGAGGGCCACGGCATCGTGGCTAACGAGATGTATGACCCTGTCCTGAATGAATCCTTCTCCCTGAACAAAATGAACACCCACAACTCCAGGTTCTGGGAAGAGGCCAGTCCAATATGGGTGACGAACCAGAGGGAAGGACACAGATCTGGTGCTGCTATGTGGCCTGGAACAGATGTGAAGATACACGGAGTCTTGCCTACACATTACATGCCCTACAATGAATctgttccctttgaagacaggGTAGCAAAGCTCATTGAGTGGTTTACATCAGAAGAACCCATCAACTTTGGTCTCTTGTACTGGGAACAGCCTGATGAGACGGGACACTTTCTGGGCCCAGAAAACCCACTTATGGGAGCAATAATCAGTGACATTGACAGAAAACTGGGATATCTCATTTCTGAACTGAAGAAAGCAAAGCTGTGGGATGTGATAAATGTCATAGTCACGAGCGATCACGGAATGTCACAGTCGTCCTCAGAAAGGCTCATCGAGCTCGATCAGTACGTGAGCAGAGAGCTCTATACAGTCATCGACCACTCCCCTGCAGTAGCCATTTTGCCAAAAGAAG gCAAACTGGATGAAGTATATGAAGCTTTGGCCAGTGCTCATCCCAACATGACTGTATATAAAAAGGAGCAGATTCCAGATAGATTTCATTACAAACACAACCGTAAAATTCAGCCCATCTTAGCAGTGGCTGATAAAGGATGGGAAATTGTCCAAAACAAGACTGATGGTTTTCTAC ccagcagccaaggaaGTCGGGGTGAAGGTGAATCACCATTACTACAGTGGGGTCCTGGATTCATGAACCAGCCCCTCAAGACTGCAGAATCCAGGTCAGTTTTAGCAGAACAACAGATGGATTTCTGGATGCCTGCTTCAAGGATGTGCTGA